One stretch of Hevea brasiliensis isolate MT/VB/25A 57/8 chromosome 12, ASM3005281v1, whole genome shotgun sequence DNA includes these proteins:
- the LOC110649256 gene encoding uncharacterized protein LOC110649256, translating to MGSACCIAAREKDLPNRTGGNTLHRNVRCSPTWSFHWENRRRVAGEIDDSPYQTSHRFSRDVSAEVKGLLGSDRGNLSDEVSLHESFGSPVSLKSPVQEGTVTNLIAQPSGLSMEHNYPVNGKNSSESPDIAEIPAPKLSFSVHSSFSTPGANPLPPCGHPLPPNSTPSRRTRRSPGHRLLRQISDSQIMGLKSPNNYSLSEGRSSFVLSTCSHDLAVGSHGGSSDGWSMRTFSELVASSQRERWSFDSEHLGYGWNKVSGCSSRFSCSPSLDLQTCGACSKFLTERSSWSSQRILASNELSVVAVLVCGHVYHAECLETMTLEVDRYDPACPICMGGEKQVSKMSKRGFRAEAELKARSHKISRNRIIDSYLDSDSDDFDYQKNVIWGGASKMEPSSSAASSSTKPFLRRHFSFGSKWTRSLSEKDSGRKKGFWARYRKY from the exons ATGGGGTCAGCTTGCTGTATTGCTGCAAGAGAAAAGGACCTGCCCAACAGAACTGGAGGTAACACTTTGCATAGGAATGTCAGATGCTCTCCAACATGGAGCTTCCATTGGGAAAATCGAAGGCGTGTGGCTGGTGAAATTGATGATTCACCATATCAAACTTCTCATAGATTCAGCAGAGATGTTAGTGCGGAGGTGAAGGGGCTGCTAGGCTCTGATAGAGGTAATCTTTCTGATGAGGTTAGTCTGCATGAGAGTTTTGGATCACCCGTCTCTCTAAAGTCTCCTGTACAGGAAGGAACTGTAACAAATCTTATAGCTCAACCTTCAG GCCTATCCATGGAACACAATTACCCTGTCAAT GGAAAGAACTCTTCAGAGTCTCCTGATATTGCAGAGATACCTGCCCCAAAGCTTTCATTTTCTGTACATTCATCATTTTCAACACCGGGAGCTAATCCTTTGCCTCCCTGTGGTCATCCACTTCCCCCAAACTCAACCCCTTCAAGAAGGACTCGGCGTTCACCTGGGCATCGGCTATTAAGGCAGATTTCTGATAGTCAAATTATGGGATTGAAGTCGCCAAACAATTACTCTTTATCTGAAGGAAGGTCATCATTTGTGCTCTCCACTTGCAGCCATGACTTAGCAGTGGGATCCCATGGTGGTTCTTCTGATGGTTGGTCCATGCGAACCTTTTCTGAGCTTGTGGCTTCTTCACAAAGGGAGAGGTGGTCTTTTGACAGTGAGCACCTGGGCTATGGTTGGAACAAAGTAAGTGGATGCAGTAGCAGGTTTTCATGTTCGCCTTCATTAGATCTTCAAACTTGTGGGGCTTGTTCAAAGTTCTTGACAGAGAGATCTTCTTGGAGCAGCCAGAGAATTCTTGCCAGCAATGAGCTCTCAGTAGTTGCTGTGCTGGTATGTGGTCATGTGTACCATGCCGAGTGCTTGGAGACCATGACACTGGAGGTTGACAGGTATGACCCAGCTTGCCCAATATGCATGGGAGGAGAGAAGCAAGTCTCAAAGATGTCCAAAAGGGGTTTCAGAGCTGAAGCAGAATTGAAGGCCAGAAGCCATAAGATTTCAAGAAACCGTATTATAGATAGTTATCTTGACAGTGATTCTGATGATTTTGACTACCAAAAAAATGTCATCTGGGGAGGAGCTTCAAAGATGGAGCCTAGTTCCAGTGCAGCAAGCTCCTCCACAAAGCCGTTCTTGAGACGGCATTTTTCATTTGGGTCCAAATGGACTAGGTCCCTGTCAGAGAAGGATTCTGGCAGGAAAAAAGGATTTTGGGCAAGATATCGCAAATATTGA
- the LOC110649255 gene encoding uncharacterized protein LOC110649255, translated as MENYVWNIIIVGAISWAIAFVLTRKLLPNYSFEFCNRLVSSIHAILAVTLAFLSVEDWRCPACPLASKPSPNQMRTLAVSVSYLIYDLICCVFDKRFNLDNTIHHLVSIVGLGAGLAYQKCGSELVTAVWITEMSSPFLHLRELLKDLGYRDTALNLAADISFALIFTCARMVGGPYLAYVTLKADNPLIIKVMAVGLQLVSAFWFYKIVRMVKYKLANKTKTTANKAEKLN; from the exons ATGGAAAACTATGTTTGGAATATAATAATCGTGGGAGCGATTTCATGGGCAATAGCATTTGTGTTGACCAGAAAGTTGCTGCCAAACTATTCTTTCGAGTTCTGCAATCGCCTGGTTTCTTCAATCCATGCCATTTTAGCTGTGACATTAGCTTTTCTCTCAGTTGAAGATTGGAGGTGCCCAGCATGTCCTTTGGCTTCAAAACCTTCACCCaatcag ATGCGAACGCTGGCAGTGAGCGTTTCTTACCTGATATATGATCTGATATGTTGCGTCTTCGACAAGCGATTCAATCTGGACAATACAATTCACCATTTGGTTAGCATTGTTGGATTGGGAGCTGGCCTTGCCTATCAAAAG TGTGGATCAGAGCTGGTTACGGCAGTGTGGATAACAGAGATGTCAAGCCCTTTCCTCCACTTAAGGGAGCTTCTTAAGGATCTTGGTTACAGGGACACTGCCCTTAATTTGGCAGCCGAT ATCTCATTCGCACTAATATTCACCTGTGCGAGAATGGTTGGTGGGCCTTACCTTGCTTACGTGACACTGAAAGCTGATAATCCACTTATTATTAAG GTAATGGCGGTCGGATTACAGCTGGTCAGTGCTTTCTGGTTCTACAAGATTGTGAGAATGGTGAAATACAAGCTCGCCAACAAAACCAAAACCACGGCCAACAAAGCTGAAAAATTGAATTAG
- the LOC110649257 gene encoding 26S proteasome regulatory subunit S10B homolog B, translating to MSSSDGEDAARRRNAVADYRKKLLQHKELESRVRAVRENLRSAKKEFNKTEDDLKSLQSVGQIIGEVLRPLDNERLIVKASSGPRYVVGCRSKVDKEKLTAGTRVVLDMTTLTIMRALPREVDPVVYNMLHEDPGNVSYSAVGGLSDQIRELRESIELPLMNPELFLRVGIKPPKGVLLYGPPGTGKTLLARAIASNIDANFLKVVSSAIIDKYIGESARLIREMFGYARDHQPCIIFMDEIDAIGGRRFSEGTSADREIQRTLMELLNQLDGFDQLGKVKMIMATNRPDVLDPALLRPGRLDRKIEIPLPNEQSRMEILKIHAAGIAKHGEIDYEAVVKLAEGFNGADLRNVCTEAGMSAIRAERDYVIHEDFMKAVRKLNEAKKLESSAHYNADFGKD from the exons ATGAGCAGCAGCGACGGAGAAGATGCAGCACGGCGTCGTAATGCCGTAGCGGACTATCGCAAGAAGTTACTCCAGCACAAGGAGCTGGAATCCAGAGTACGAGCTG TGAGGGAGAATTTGAGATCTGCTAAGAAAGAGTTCAATAAGACAGAGGATGATTTGAAGTCCCTTCAAAGTGTAGGGCAGATCATTGGAGAAGTTCTCCGACCTCTTGACAATGAGCGCT TAATTGTTAAAGCAAGCAGTGGCCCTCGATATGTGGTTGGCTGCCGCAGTAAGGTTGATAAGGAAAAATTGACTGCCGGAACTAGGGTGGTTCTTGACATGACAACGCTCACAATCATGCGGGCTCTTCCACGTGAA GTAGATCCGGTCGTTTATAATATGCTTCATGAGGATCCTGGTAATGTGAGCTACTCAGCTGTGGGTGGTTTATCTGATCAAATCAGAGAATTGAGGGAATCCATTGAGCTACCTCTTATGAACCCTGAGCTTTTCCTTAGAGTGGGGATTAAACCTCCGAAG GGTGTCCTTCTTTATGGACCTCCTGGTACTGGAAAGACATTACTGGCTCGGGCTATTGCAAGTAACATAGATGCCAACTTTTTGAAG gTTGTTTCAAGTGCCATTATCGACAAATACATTGGAGAAAGTGCTAGGTTGATACGAGAAATGTTTGGATATGCTCGAGATCACCAA CCCTGCATCATTTTCATGGATGAGATTGATGCCATTGGTGGACGCCGTTTTAGTGAAGGAACGAGTGCTGATCGTGAAATTCAAAGAACGCTGATGGAGTTACTTAATCAGCTTGATGGATTTGACCAGCTTGGGAAG GTTAAAATGATAATGGCAACAAACAGACCTGATGTTCTCGATCCTGCACTTCTTCGTCCTGGGCGATTAGACAGGAAGATAGAAATTCCACTGCCAAACGAACAATCAAGAATGGAAATTCTTAAAATTCATGCTGCTGGCATTGCCAAGCATGGGGAGATCGACTATGAGGCTGTTGTGAAACTTGCAGAG GGTTTTAATGGAGCTGATCTCCGCAATGTTTGCACCGAAGCAGGAATGTCAGCAATCCGAGCTGAACGTGATTATGTCATCCATGAAGATTTTATGAAG GCTGTCAGGAAGCTTAACGAAGCAAAGAAACTTGAATCAAGTGCACATTATAATGCTGATTTTGGGAAGGACTAG